The Terriglobus tenax genome contains a region encoding:
- a CDS encoding cytochrome C assembly family protein yields MSLLWLRVAVVLYSIASLAVLPAALYERPRWRHIALPATVAGVLFQFVALSETLNAAHHRVPVEAREVQSLLAMLIAGAFLLAYWRYRTLQLGVFALPIAFTLALVAGFVPGQHFAESALVRSGWIWLHVLLILAAYAAMLISLVASVLYLIQERHLKTKGLGSLAGWLPPLETMDQIALRSLLFGLPCMTAGLLIGSVVAQETVGPAYFADPKVLLSFGMWIAYVLMIQIRRISGLRGRRAVYLSSFVFLVMVAVWVANQFSNVHRFTT; encoded by the coding sequence ATGTCATTGCTCTGGCTCAGGGTCGCGGTTGTTCTGTATAGCATCGCCAGCCTGGCTGTGTTGCCTGCCGCGCTGTACGAGCGGCCGCGCTGGCGGCATATCGCTCTGCCGGCGACCGTTGCCGGGGTTCTTTTCCAGTTCGTGGCTCTGTCGGAGACGCTGAACGCGGCCCATCACCGGGTTCCGGTGGAGGCGCGCGAGGTGCAGTCGCTGCTGGCTATGCTGATCGCCGGAGCGTTTCTGCTGGCATACTGGCGTTACCGTACGCTGCAGCTCGGGGTTTTTGCCCTGCCTATCGCTTTCACCCTGGCGCTGGTAGCCGGGTTCGTGCCGGGGCAGCATTTTGCGGAGTCCGCGCTGGTGCGCAGCGGCTGGATCTGGCTGCATGTTCTTCTGATTCTTGCCGCTTACGCCGCCATGCTGATCTCGCTGGTCGCCAGCGTGCTTTACCTGATCCAGGAACGCCACCTCAAGACCAAGGGGCTGGGCTCGCTGGCCGGATGGCTGCCGCCGCTCGAAACCATGGACCAGATCGCACTGAGGTCGCTGCTGTTTGGTCTGCCCTGCATGACCGCCGGGCTGCTGATCGGCTCGGTCGTGGCGCAGGAGACGGTGGGACCAGCGTACTTTGCCGATCCGAAAGTCCTGTTGAGCTTCGGCATGTGGATCGCCTACGTGCTGATGATCCAGATCCGGCGCATCTCGGGTCTGCGCGGACGGCGCGCGGTCTATCTGTCCAGCTTCGTCTTCCTTGTGATGGTTGCGGTGTGGGTAGCCAACCAGTTCTCGAACGTGCACAGGTTCACCACATGA
- a CDS encoding EamA family transporter has product MSWLVWALLSAVFAAATAILAKIGVSGIDSNLATAVRTTVIFVFAWAIALALGKHGELRHINTRSWFFLVLSGLATGLSWLCYFRALQMGQASRVAPIDKLSVALVIVFAWLFLGEGLTMLKVLGGLLIAAGAIVLAFA; this is encoded by the coding sequence ATGAGCTGGCTGGTATGGGCTCTGCTTTCGGCTGTCTTCGCGGCGGCTACGGCGATTCTGGCGAAGATTGGCGTCTCCGGCATTGATTCAAACCTGGCGACAGCGGTGCGCACCACGGTGATCTTTGTCTTTGCCTGGGCCATTGCGCTTGCGTTGGGGAAACATGGCGAGCTGCGGCACATCAACACGCGCTCGTGGTTTTTCCTGGTGCTCTCCGGGCTGGCGACGGGGCTTTCCTGGCTGTGCTACTTCCGCGCGCTGCAGATGGGGCAGGCCTCGAGAGTAGCCCCCATCGACAAGCTGAGCGTGGCTCTGGTCATCGTCTTTGCATGGCTGTTTCTGGGCGAAGGCCTGACGATGCTGAAGGTGCTTGGAGGCCTGTTGATCGCGGCCGGAGCCATCGTGCTGGCCTTTGCGTGA
- a CDS encoding uroporphyrinogen-III synthase, which translates to MTNPHVPLGKGPVARVLVTRALHQSPELADALRACGLEPVIIPVLEMAPPVSFAGLDDALARLKEFDWLLFTSANAVQVFRQRFPGELPSTLHVAVIGSVTARAAQQASIPVTLQPEKATGEGLADALLPHADGARMLLVRAAVARDVLPGVLQQAGARVEIAEAYRTVVPAHAPMQLKELFIGQDRPSAVAFTSSSSVHHLLQALQAGGGELPELTVLATIGPITSATLREAGYIPTVEAKEANVASLAEAIASALGPQS; encoded by the coding sequence GTGACGAATCCCCACGTCCCACTCGGCAAGGGCCCGGTTGCACGGGTGCTGGTCACGCGTGCTCTTCACCAGAGCCCTGAACTGGCCGATGCGCTTCGTGCGTGTGGGCTGGAGCCGGTGATCATTCCCGTGCTGGAGATGGCTCCGCCGGTAAGCTTTGCCGGGCTGGATGATGCGCTTGCGCGGCTCAAGGAGTTCGACTGGCTGCTGTTCACCAGCGCGAATGCGGTGCAGGTCTTCCGTCAGCGTTTTCCGGGCGAGCTGCCGTCTACCCTGCACGTAGCCGTAATTGGCAGCGTGACCGCGCGGGCGGCGCAACAGGCTTCCATTCCCGTTACGCTGCAGCCCGAAAAGGCCACGGGCGAGGGACTGGCCGATGCATTGTTGCCGCATGCTGACGGCGCGCGGATGTTGCTGGTGCGCGCAGCCGTGGCCCGCGACGTACTGCCCGGAGTGCTGCAACAGGCAGGCGCAAGGGTTGAGATTGCCGAGGCGTACCGCACGGTGGTACCTGCCCATGCTCCCATGCAACTGAAGGAACTATTCATTGGGCAGGACCGGCCATCGGCGGTGGCGTTTACTTCGTCTTCGTCGGTGCATCACCTGTTGCAGGCGCTGCAGGCGGGAGGGGGAGAGCTGCCGGAGTTGACGGTGCTGGCCACCATCGGTCCCATCACCTCCGCTACTCTGCGCGAGGCCGGATATATACCGACGGTCGAGGCGAAGGAGGCCAATGTGGCCTCCCTGGCGGAGGCGATTGCTTCCGCGCTGGGGCCGCAGTCATGA
- the nth gene encoding endonuclease III produces the protein MATKSLKKAATAVLQKPAAPKKAAPKKPVYNPLAPERIAAILDGLRKAYPNAVCALHHNSAWELVVATALSAQCTDVRVNMVTPELFRTFPTPKALAEAPLPAIEEIIRTTGFFRAKAKNIQGAARVVVEKFGNKVPETLEELITLPGVARKTANVVLGSWFGIAVGVVVDTHVLRISKRLELTKNTDAVKVERDLIKILPQSEWINYSHRIIFHGRQVCIARKPKCADCTLEKLCNAPDKTWSSH, from the coding sequence ATGGCTACCAAGTCCCTGAAGAAAGCCGCAACCGCCGTCCTGCAGAAGCCCGCTGCCCCTAAAAAAGCGGCCCCAAAGAAGCCCGTCTATAACCCGCTGGCGCCGGAGCGCATTGCGGCCATTCTCGATGGCCTGAGGAAGGCCTACCCCAATGCCGTTTGCGCACTGCACCACAACTCCGCCTGGGAACTGGTGGTAGCCACGGCACTTTCAGCGCAATGCACTGACGTCCGCGTGAACATGGTCACGCCGGAGCTCTTCCGCACCTTCCCCACCCCCAAAGCCCTGGCCGAAGCCCCGCTGCCCGCCATTGAAGAGATCATCCGCACCACCGGCTTCTTTCGCGCCAAGGCGAAGAATATCCAGGGCGCAGCCCGGGTGGTCGTGGAGAAGTTTGGCAACAAGGTGCCGGAGACGCTCGAAGAGTTGATCACCCTGCCCGGAGTCGCCCGCAAGACAGCGAATGTTGTCCTTGGTTCGTGGTTCGGAATCGCCGTCGGCGTCGTCGTGGATACCCACGTGCTGCGCATTTCAAAACGGCTTGAGTTAACGAAAAACACAGATGCAGTGAAGGTGGAACGCGACCTGATCAAGATCCTGCCGCAAAGCGAGTGGATCAACTATTCACACCGCATCATCTTCCACGGCCGCCAGGTCTGCATCGCCCGCAAGCCCAAGTGTGCCGACTGCACGCTGGAGAAGCTGTGCAACGCTCCGGACAAGACCTGGAGCTCGCATTAG
- the hemC gene encoding hydroxymethylbilane synthase, which produces MNLRIGSRGSALALWQAEHVACLLRTHGHEVSIEIIKTTGDRMQDPAFVPPTGVDGKGIFTKEIEEALAEGRIDLAVHSLKDLPTELNPTFELGAIPERADARDALICPEWLLMHTLPIGARIGTTSPRRIAQLLAHRPDFQFVAIRGNIDTRLRKLSEGQCDALILAAAGLDRLGPEKLSMPPDWIRQRFDPEDICPAPGQGALGIEIRSGDAAVREAVRVLHCEATAWCVDAERAVLAALGGGCSVPIGAHCAGEGRFRRMLACVVAEDGEQMVQLSLAPEDDDTPQSFGEFVAGELQRRGAHELLHPEV; this is translated from the coding sequence GTGAACCTTCGCATCGGCTCCCGCGGTTCTGCGCTTGCGCTTTGGCAGGCAGAGCATGTTGCCTGCCTGCTGCGTACGCATGGCCATGAAGTTTCGATTGAGATCATCAAGACCACTGGCGACCGCATGCAGGACCCCGCTTTTGTTCCTCCAACGGGCGTTGACGGCAAGGGCATCTTCACCAAGGAGATCGAAGAAGCTCTGGCCGAGGGCAGGATCGACCTGGCGGTGCACTCGCTGAAGGATCTGCCGACGGAGTTGAATCCGACCTTTGAATTGGGGGCGATTCCCGAGCGTGCCGACGCGCGTGATGCCCTGATCTGTCCGGAGTGGTTGTTGATGCACACGCTGCCCATTGGAGCTCGCATTGGCACCACCAGCCCGCGGCGTATCGCGCAGCTGCTGGCGCACCGTCCGGACTTCCAGTTTGTGGCCATTCGCGGCAATATCGATACCCGTCTTCGCAAGCTGAGTGAGGGCCAGTGCGATGCCCTGATTCTGGCAGCAGCCGGGCTTGACCGTCTGGGGCCGGAGAAGCTGAGCATGCCTCCGGACTGGATTCGCCAGCGTTTTGACCCGGAGGACATCTGTCCCGCCCCGGGACAAGGCGCACTGGGGATTGAAATCCGCTCTGGAGATGCTGCCGTGCGGGAAGCTGTCCGCGTGCTGCATTGCGAGGCGACAGCCTGGTGCGTGGACGCCGAGCGGGCCGTTCTGGCTGCGCTGGGCGGTGGTTGCAGCGTGCCGATTGGAGCGCACTGCGCTGGTGAAGGCAGGTTCCGCCGCATGCTGGCCTGCGTGGTGGCTGAAGACGGCGAGCAGATGGTGCAGCTCTCGCTCGCGCCGGAAGACGACGACACGCCGCAGAGCTTTGGCGAATTTGTTGCCGGGGAACTGCAGCGTCGTGGAGCCCATGAGCTTCTGCATCCTGAGGTTTAA
- a CDS encoding MATE family efflux transporter, with protein MRSWKQDLWSMVKLATPVVLAELGWMLQGIVDVIMVGRLGPVGIGAVALGNALYYAPSIFGIGLILGLDTVVAQAFGRKDFDDCHRWLAQGVYIAIAATPLLMLPVWILGHMVGRFGVAPSLVEPTTQYVGVLIWGTLPLLLYAASRRYLQAVGQSRVVTLTYIVANLVNWGGNWALIYGHFGLPAMGVRGSALSTVISRIIMASMLLGFVWRYERKRGHPLFARWARPHWQQIRHLIHLGLPAALQILLEIGAFGTATVLAGKVSPVALAAHQIALNYAALAYMVPLGISAAASVAVGHAVGAKELSRARSDGWIAMAMGTAFMAIVAVVFILLPRPLIALYTTDATVLREGARLLWLAAAFAVFDAIQTIGTGALRGLGLTRIPMLSNLFGYWAFGLPLGIALCFWKGWGVLGIWIGLTAALIVIAGALFVYWRNRADALVRGEFTANPAPAGSH; from the coding sequence ATGCGCAGTTGGAAGCAGGACCTGTGGAGCATGGTGAAGCTGGCGACGCCCGTCGTCCTGGCCGAACTGGGCTGGATGCTGCAGGGCATCGTGGACGTCATCATGGTGGGCCGCCTTGGGCCTGTCGGCATCGGGGCCGTCGCTCTGGGAAACGCGCTCTATTATGCGCCCTCCATCTTCGGCATCGGCCTCATCCTCGGCCTGGACACCGTGGTCGCCCAGGCCTTCGGTCGCAAGGACTTCGACGACTGCCATCGCTGGCTGGCGCAGGGCGTCTACATCGCCATCGCGGCCACGCCGCTGCTCATGCTCCCGGTCTGGATTCTCGGCCATATGGTCGGACGCTTCGGCGTTGCGCCGTCCCTGGTGGAACCGACAACCCAGTACGTCGGCGTGCTGATCTGGGGCACCCTGCCGCTGCTGCTCTATGCCGCATCCCGCCGTTACCTGCAGGCCGTGGGACAAAGCCGTGTCGTCACACTTACGTACATTGTCGCCAACCTGGTGAACTGGGGCGGCAACTGGGCGCTGATCTACGGCCACTTCGGTCTGCCGGCCATGGGCGTGCGCGGATCGGCGCTCTCTACCGTCATTTCCCGCATCATCATGGCCTCCATGCTCCTCGGCTTTGTCTGGCGCTACGAGCGCAAGCGCGGGCATCCGCTCTTTGCGCGCTGGGCCAGGCCGCACTGGCAGCAGATCCGCCACCTGATCCACCTGGGCCTGCCCGCAGCCCTGCAGATCCTGCTGGAGATCGGCGCCTTCGGCACTGCCACCGTACTGGCCGGAAAGGTCTCCCCCGTCGCCCTGGCCGCCCACCAGATCGCGCTGAACTATGCCGCGCTGGCCTATATGGTGCCTCTTGGTATCTCCGCAGCAGCCTCGGTCGCCGTAGGCCACGCCGTGGGGGCGAAAGAGTTGTCCCGCGCCCGTAGCGACGGATGGATAGCCATGGCAATGGGAACGGCCTTCATGGCCATCGTCGCGGTGGTCTTTATCCTGCTGCCCCGCCCACTCATCGCGCTCTACACCACGGACGCCACCGTGCTGCGGGAAGGCGCGCGCCTGCTGTGGCTGGCTGCGGCCTTTGCTGTCTTTGACGCCATACAAACCATCGGCACCGGAGCCCTGCGCGGCCTTGGGCTCACGCGTATCCCCATGCTCAGCAACCTGTTCGGCTACTGGGCCTTTGGCCTGCCACTGGGGATTGCGCTCTGCTTCTGGAAAGGCTGGGGCGTCCTGGGCATCTGGATCGGCCTGACCGCCGCGCTGATCGTCATTGCCGGAGCCCTGTTCGTTTACTGGCGCAACCGTGCCGATGCGCTGGTGCGCGGTGAATTCACCGCCAACCCCGCGCCAGCCGGGTCCCACTGA
- the recA gene encoding recombinase RecA: MADDRVRAVELAMAGIEKQFGKGSIMRLGAREAIVPISVISTGSISFDAALGVGGVPRGRVIEIYGPESSGKTTITLQIIAEAQKAGGLAAFVDAEHALDPIYAKKLGVDVDNLLISQPDYGEQALEITEALVRTGAIDVLVVDSVAALVPKAELDGEMGDSHVGLQARLMSQALRKLTGTVAKSRTSLIFINQIREKIGVMFGNPETTTGGRALKFYSTVRIDIRRIGAVKEGEVITGARTKAKIVKNKVAAPFREAEFDILYGEGISREGDVLDLAVANNIVEKSGAWYSYSGERIGQGRENVRGYLKENKETFERINAELRAKLKIGAAGPEAPAAPEDGAAAAQEVVRGRK, encoded by the coding sequence GTGGCGGATGATCGCGTAAGGGCAGTAGAGCTGGCAATGGCCGGCATTGAGAAGCAGTTTGGCAAAGGTTCGATCATGCGCCTGGGTGCGCGTGAAGCCATTGTCCCGATCTCGGTGATTTCAACCGGCTCCATCTCGTTTGACGCGGCTTTGGGTGTGGGCGGAGTTCCACGCGGCCGCGTGATTGAGATCTACGGCCCGGAATCGTCGGGTAAGACGACCATTACCTTGCAGATCATTGCCGAGGCACAGAAGGCCGGCGGCCTGGCCGCCTTTGTGGACGCCGAGCATGCTCTGGATCCCATCTACGCGAAGAAACTGGGCGTCGATGTGGACAACCTGCTGATCAGCCAGCCGGACTATGGCGAACAGGCGCTGGAGATAACCGAGGCGCTGGTTCGTACGGGAGCCATTGATGTACTGGTGGTGGACTCTGTGGCGGCGCTGGTGCCGAAGGCCGAACTGGACGGCGAGATGGGCGATTCGCACGTAGGTCTGCAGGCGCGTCTGATGTCGCAGGCGCTGCGAAAGCTGACCGGTACGGTAGCGAAGTCCCGCACCAGCCTGATCTTTATTAATCAGATCCGCGAAAAGATCGGTGTGATGTTCGGCAATCCGGAGACGACAACCGGTGGCCGTGCGCTGAAGTTCTACTCGACGGTACGTATCGATATCCGCCGTATTGGAGCCGTGAAGGAAGGCGAGGTCATTACGGGCGCTCGTACCAAGGCCAAGATTGTGAAGAACAAGGTCGCCGCGCCGTTCCGCGAGGCTGAGTTCGACATCCTGTACGGTGAGGGCATCTCGCGCGAGGGTGATGTTCTGGACCTTGCGGTAGCCAACAATATCGTAGAGAAGTCCGGCGCCTGGTATAGCTACTCCGGTGAACGCATCGGACAGGGCCGTGAGAACGTTCGTGGCTACCTGAAGGAGAACAAGGAAACCTTTGAGCGGATCAACGCGGAACTGCGCGCCAAGCTGAAGATCGGTGCCGCGGGGCCGGAAGCTCCGGCTGCTCCTGAAGATGGCGCCGCCGCGGCCCAGGAAGTGGTTCGCGGACGTAAGTAG
- the hemA gene encoding glutamyl-tRNA reductase encodes MKLALLGVNHNTAPIEVRERLAIPTGQLADATRSLLHQPGVRESMILSTCNRVELVTLHEDTADLRRFLAEYFSVPTQDIEPHLYEYSEREAVRHLFRVASSLDSMVVGEPQILGQVKESYTVAREIGAVQATLEPLLQRAFTVARKVRRETQIGSSSVSIASVAVDLAQKIFGSLKGKTVLLVGAGKMSELAARHLIAQGAGNLFVANRTRSRAERIAQEFHGAVMDFESLAAQAHQADIVVTSTGSQDAVFTVKMGRDLLSRRRGRPMFFIDIAVPRDVEPAMNQVDGAFVYDIDDLQQVAAANMAERSKEAQAAERIVAREVDRYEQRLQTLDAVPAIRAMQMSAEAMREAELRRIQSKLTGLTPEQQQAVEALTRGLMNKFLHGPMAGVREAAREGDAEALDALRRAFGPNEEGDSK; translated from the coding sequence ATGAAGCTGGCGCTGCTGGGTGTGAATCACAATACGGCCCCGATCGAGGTGCGCGAGCGCCTTGCGATTCCGACTGGGCAACTGGCGGATGCGACGCGGTCGCTGCTGCATCAGCCCGGCGTGCGCGAGAGCATGATTCTTTCCACCTGTAACCGCGTGGAGCTGGTGACGCTGCATGAGGATACGGCGGACCTGCGCCGCTTTCTGGCCGAGTATTTCTCTGTGCCGACGCAGGATATTGAGCCTCACCTTTATGAATATTCGGAGCGCGAGGCGGTGCGGCACCTGTTCCGCGTGGCCTCGTCGCTGGACTCGATGGTGGTGGGCGAGCCACAGATTCTTGGCCAGGTGAAGGAAAGCTATACCGTTGCCCGGGAGATTGGCGCGGTGCAGGCCACCCTGGAGCCGCTGCTGCAGCGTGCGTTCACCGTTGCCCGCAAGGTCCGTCGTGAGACGCAGATCGGCTCGTCCTCGGTCTCGATTGCTTCGGTCGCGGTAGACCTGGCGCAGAAGATCTTCGGCTCTCTAAAGGGCAAGACGGTGCTGCTGGTGGGAGCGGGCAAGATGAGCGAGCTGGCGGCACGGCACCTGATCGCACAGGGGGCCGGCAACCTGTTCGTGGCCAACCGCACGCGTAGCCGGGCGGAGCGCATCGCGCAGGAATTTCATGGTGCGGTGATGGACTTTGAGTCGCTGGCCGCGCAGGCTCATCAGGCAGATATCGTTGTGACCTCCACGGGATCGCAGGATGCCGTCTTCACCGTGAAGATGGGGCGCGACCTGCTGTCACGGCGCAGGGGCAGGCCAATGTTCTTTATCGACATTGCCGTGCCGCGCGATGTGGAGCCGGCGATGAACCAGGTGGATGGTGCATTCGTCTATGACATTGACGACCTGCAGCAGGTAGCCGCCGCCAACATGGCGGAGCGCAGTAAGGAAGCGCAGGCTGCGGAGCGCATCGTGGCCCGCGAGGTAGACCGCTATGAGCAGCGTCTGCAGACACTGGATGCCGTGCCGGCGATTCGCGCCATGCAGATGTCGGCCGAGGCGATGCGTGAGGCGGAGTTGCGCCGCATACAATCCAAGCTGACCGGCCTTACGCCGGAGCAGCAGCAGGCGGTGGAGGCGTTGACTCGCGGCCTGATGAACAAATTTTTGCACGGTCCCATGGCTGGTGTGCGCGAGGCGGCACGCGAGGGCGATGCCGAGGCTCTGGATGCACTTCGCCGCGCCTTTGGACCTAACGAAGAAGGAGATTCCAAGTGA
- the mutS gene encoding DNA mismatch repair protein MutS — protein sequence MTPFMRQYTAAQQAHPDCLIFFRMGDFYELFYDDAIKVSRELQLTLTARDKQRTQPMCGVPYHAAETYIQRLLRKGYRIALCEQMEDPKAAKGIVRREVVRVLTPGTALDPSLGSAENNFLASLAPVGKDAFGVAALDLSTGDFRATEFRGSDSLLLALDELARLRPVELVLPEGFHPGKAGLLAEDEADLPGLEVRTRTPVEDWVFTSDYSLPLLQNHFHAHSLDGYGLAGHTAAAVAAGALLHYVRSTKQGELQHLDGLKYYQRGSSLELDTVSVRNLELVDPLWTQEGIESTLFHALDACSTPMGKRLLRASLLRPMADAVAINRRLDAVGEAVSSLRLREQLRRALDEVLDLERLLARVSMDSAGPRDLLALGRTLGALPTVLAEAAAFHTEGWQTLVQSFDALTDIYAAISNTIADEPPVTLADGNFIRAGKDAELDELRGLSQSGRQSIAAIEERERERTGIGSLKVRYNSVFGYYIEITKSNLANVPADYERKQTLVNAERFTTPELKEYETKILTAHERSVEIEKRIFAELRVTVLAAAHRLKETARRVAEMDLMASFAHLAALRNYVRPQIEAEGSLYEVVNGRHPVVERRLELAGSGRFHPNSLHLNGAEGPSLLLITGPNMGGKSTYLRQAALLVIMAQMGCFVPAERMHLSLVDRVYTRIGASDNVSRGRSTFMVEMTETAAILNTATARSLVLLDEMGRGTATYDGLSLAWATVEHLHNRIGARTLFATHYHELTLLGEQLTRLENLRVACKETSTGIVFLHAVERGPASKSYGIEVARLAGLPQTVIDRARDVLRLHEKAETASVRGASPAPQQASLQMTIFTPLSQKIVDRLQETDINSLTPMQALQLLDELKRELEGQ from the coding sequence ATGACCCCTTTCATGCGGCAGTACACCGCCGCACAGCAGGCACATCCGGACTGCCTGATCTTCTTCCGCATGGGCGATTTCTACGAGCTGTTCTACGACGACGCTATCAAGGTCTCGCGCGAGCTGCAGCTTACCCTTACCGCCCGCGACAAGCAGAGAACACAGCCCATGTGCGGCGTTCCTTACCATGCCGCCGAAACCTATATTCAGCGCCTGCTGCGCAAGGGCTATCGCATTGCCCTGTGCGAGCAGATGGAAGACCCCAAGGCGGCCAAAGGCATCGTCCGCCGCGAAGTCGTCCGCGTGCTGACTCCGGGCACGGCGCTTGACCCCTCGCTTGGCTCGGCTGAAAACAACTTCCTCGCCAGCCTTGCACCCGTTGGTAAAGATGCCTTCGGCGTCGCCGCGCTCGACCTCTCGACCGGCGACTTCCGCGCGACGGAATTCCGTGGCTCCGATTCCCTGCTGCTCGCGCTCGATGAATTGGCCCGCCTGCGCCCGGTGGAGCTGGTACTACCCGAAGGCTTCCATCCCGGCAAGGCGGGTCTGCTGGCCGAAGACGAAGCCGACCTTCCCGGCCTCGAGGTTCGCACACGCACCCCGGTCGAAGACTGGGTCTTCACAAGCGATTACTCCCTGCCGCTGCTGCAGAACCACTTCCATGCCCACTCGCTGGATGGCTATGGTCTGGCCGGGCACACCGCCGCCGCCGTGGCCGCCGGTGCGTTGCTGCATTATGTTCGCAGCACCAAGCAGGGCGAACTGCAACACCTGGACGGCCTGAAGTACTACCAGCGCGGCAGCTCCCTCGAACTCGACACCGTCTCCGTCCGCAACCTCGAGCTGGTCGATCCGCTGTGGACGCAGGAAGGCATCGAAAGCACGCTTTTCCACGCGCTGGACGCCTGCTCCACGCCGATGGGCAAGCGCCTTCTGCGTGCCAGCCTGCTGCGCCCCATGGCCGACGCCGTGGCGATCAATCGCCGCCTTGACGCCGTTGGCGAAGCTGTCAGCTCCCTCCGCCTGCGCGAGCAACTGCGCCGCGCTCTGGATGAGGTGCTCGACCTAGAACGCCTGCTGGCTCGCGTCTCCATGGACTCTGCCGGACCGCGCGACCTGCTTGCACTCGGTCGCACGCTGGGTGCGTTGCCCACGGTTCTGGCCGAGGCTGCGGCCTTCCACACCGAAGGCTGGCAAACGCTGGTGCAGAGCTTTGACGCACTGACCGACATCTACGCGGCCATATCCAACACCATCGCGGACGAGCCTCCGGTCACACTGGCCGACGGCAACTTTATCCGCGCAGGCAAAGACGCCGAGCTCGATGAGTTGCGCGGCCTCTCGCAGTCCGGCCGCCAATCCATTGCCGCCATTGAAGAGCGCGAACGCGAACGTACCGGTATCGGCTCCCTTAAGGTGCGCTACAACTCGGTCTTCGGCTATTACATTGAGATCACCAAGTCGAACCTGGCCAACGTGCCTGCCGACTACGAGCGCAAGCAAACGCTGGTCAACGCCGAGCGCTTCACCACGCCCGAGCTGAAGGAATACGAAACCAAGATTCTTACGGCGCATGAACGCTCGGTCGAGATCGAGAAGCGTATCTTTGCCGAACTGCGTGTGACCGTGCTTGCCGCCGCACACAGGCTGAAAGAAACCGCACGCCGCGTCGCCGAGATGGACCTGATGGCCAGCTTCGCTCACCTGGCCGCTCTGCGCAACTACGTTCGCCCCCAGATTGAGGCCGAAGGCAGCCTGTATGAGGTCGTCAACGGACGCCATCCTGTGGTCGAGCGGCGTCTTGAGCTTGCAGGCAGCGGACGCTTCCATCCGAACTCTCTGCATCTCAATGGCGCGGAAGGCCCGTCGCTGCTGCTGATCACAGGACCAAACATGGGTGGCAAGTCGACGTATCTGCGTCAGGCGGCGCTGCTGGTCATCATGGCGCAGATGGGCTGCTTTGTTCCGGCGGAGAGAATGCACCTCTCGCTGGTCGACCGCGTGTATACCCGCATCGGCGCAAGTGACAACGTCTCGCGCGGGCGCTCCACCTTCATGGTGGAGATGACGGAGACTGCCGCCATTCTGAATACTGCTACCGCACGCTCGCTGGTGCTGCTGGACGAGATGGGCCGTGGCACCGCCACCTACGACGGCCTTTCACTGGCATGGGCGACAGTCGAGCATCTGCATAACCGCATCGGCGCACGCACGCTCTTTGCCACGCACTATCATGAGCTCACACTGTTGGGCGAGCAGCTCACCCGGCTCGAAAACCTGCGTGTCGCCTGCAAGGAAACATCCACCGGTATCGTCTTTCTGCACGCCGTCGAACGCGGACCTGCGAGCAAGAGCTACGGCATCGAGGTGGCACGCCTCGCCGGCCTGCCGCAAACCGTGATCGACCGCGCCCGCGATGTGCTTCGGCTACATGAAAAGGCCGAAACAGCCTCCGTCCGCGGGGCGTCGCCTGCACCGCAACAGGCATCGCTGCAGATGACCATCTTCACGCCGCTCTCGCAGAAGATTGTCGACCGCCTGCAGGAGACCGACATCAACTCCCTGACACCGATGCAGGCGCTGCAACTGCTCGACGAGTTGAAACGAGAACTGGAGGGACAGTGA
- the coaD gene encoding pantetheine-phosphate adenylyltransferase, giving the protein MQPVRAIYPGTFDPLTNGHLDLIARGAKIVDHLVVSILRNVNKGKPLFTIEERLEMIREETRRFPNVTVEAFDGLLVDFARQQGAIAVLRGIRAISDYEYEFQMAMMNRKLAPELETIFMLPHEKYTYVSSRLIKGVFQLGGDVSDLVPKLVMERLQAKV; this is encoded by the coding sequence ATGCAGCCTGTACGAGCCATCTATCCCGGAACCTTCGATCCGTTGACCAACGGCCACCTTGACCTGATTGCGCGGGGAGCCAAGATTGTTGACCACCTTGTGGTCTCGATCCTGCGCAATGTGAACAAGGGCAAGCCTTTGTTCACGATTGAGGAGCGGCTGGAGATGATCCGCGAGGAGACCAGGCGCTTCCCGAACGTGACGGTGGAGGCCTTTGACGGCCTTCTGGTGGATTTTGCCCGGCAGCAGGGCGCAATCGCCGTACTGCGCGGGATCCGGGCGATCAGCGACTACGAGTATGAGTTCCAGATGGCGATGATGAACCGCAAGCTGGCTCCCGAACTGGAGACGATCTTCATGCTGCCGCACGAGAAGTACACCTATGTCAGTTCGCGGCTGATCAAGGGCGTATTTCAGCTGGGTGGAGACGTCAGCGACCTGGTGCCGAAGCTGGTGATGGAGCGGCTGCAGGCGAAGGTCTAG